The genomic stretch GAGCCGCCGTTGGCGCCGTAGCTGACCAGGCGACTAGACAAATGTCAAGTCTTGGGAGCGCGCGTCGGATGCTCAAGGATCACCTTGCCCACGTGGCGCCGCTCGCCGAGGTACGCGTGGGCGTCCGCCGCGCGCTCGATCGGGAAGCGGGCGGCGATCGGGATGGTCACCTGGCCGGTCAGCGCGAGCCGCAGGGCGGTGCGCTCGTCGTCCGGCGTGCAGATGCGAAAGCCGAGGATCCGCGAGCCGCGCACGAAGACCGACAGGAGGTCCACGGCCGCGGTCTCGCCCGCGTGCGCCCCGCAGATCGCCAGGCGCCCGTCGGGCCGCAGCGAGGCGAGATGGTCGTTGATCATCGGCCCACCGACCGTGTCGAGGACGGCGTCGGCGCCGGCGCCGCCGGTCAGCTCGGCGACCGCCTCCGCGACGGGGGTGTCGCCGTACACGATCACGTCGTCCGCGCCGAGCGCCTCGATGTGCGGGGCCTTCTCCGCCGATGACGTGGTGGCGATCACGCGCGCGCCGGCCAGCTTGGCGACCTGGACCAGCGCCCCGGCGACGCCGCCCGACGCCGAGGGCACGAGCACGGTCTCGCCCGCGGTGACGCGGGCCAGCCGCGTGACCATGTTCCACGCGACGCTCAGCACGCACTGCGCCGACGCGGCGACGTCCGCCTGGTCGATCGAGTCGAGCGCGATGAGCGCCTTGGCCGGCACGCGGACGTACGCGCCGTAGCCGCCCCAGCGGTGGTAGCCGACGAGCTCGAGATGGGGGCACAGGTCGGGC from Capillimicrobium parvum encodes the following:
- a CDS encoding quinone oxidoreductase family protein — translated: MHAAAFTEYGAPGVLRWQEVPDPPCGPDDVVVETVTCGLNHVDLDCRAGTAPWELALPHVLGAEFAGTIVEVGAAVRGWEIGRPVTAHQQFACGTCADCARWRPDLCPHLELVGYHRWGGYGAYVRVPAKALIALDSIDQADVAASAQCVLSVAWNMVTRLARVTAGETVLVPSASGGVAGALVQVAKLAGARVIATTSSAEKAPHIEALGADDVIVYGDTPVAEAVAELTGGAGADAVLDTVGGPMINDHLASLRPDGRLAICGAHAGETAAVDLLSVFVRGSRILGFRICTPDDERTALRLALTGQVTIPIAARFPIERAADAHAYLGERRHVGKVILEHPTRAPKT